Proteins co-encoded in one Bradyrhizobium sp. 170 genomic window:
- the tsaE gene encoding tRNA (adenosine(37)-N6)-threonylcarbamoyltransferase complex ATPase subunit type 1 TsaE, with translation MTAPATFTAALANETSTAHLMADLALLVGPGDVITLSGDLGAGKTAAARAMIRYLANDSALEVPSPTFTLAQSYDLPFPLLHADLYRINDSSELEEIGLSPLPEGTLALIEWPERAPDALPEDRIDIAFSHRPALGSTARAAEITGYGRAAAQVVRLEGLRKFLSDAGFLDAARERMPGDASTRSYARLIRDDGTSILMNSPRRPDGPAIYDGKSYSAAVHLAEDVKPFVAIDNGLRAHGFSAPAIRHADLDSGFLITEDFGSAGVVEGDPPRPIVECYEAATDMLAELHRKALPETAPLEPQGSYQIPVYDIDAWLVEIGLMLEWYLPDRGAEVSQQRRDEFVTMWRTLLEKPAAAPRTWVMRDFHSPNIIWLGERTGILRVGIIDFQDAVLGPAAYDLVSLLQDARLDIPEQLELTLLTRYIKARRAADGQFDPASFAELYAIMSAQRNTRLLGTFARLNRRDGKPQYLRHQPRIWTYLNRSLAHPALAAFREWYAANVPPPLS, from the coding sequence ATGACAGCGCCCGCGACATTTACGGCAGCGCTTGCGAACGAGACGTCCACCGCGCATCTGATGGCCGACCTCGCGCTGCTGGTCGGTCCGGGCGACGTCATCACGCTCTCGGGCGATCTCGGCGCGGGAAAGACCGCGGCGGCGCGCGCGATGATCCGCTATCTCGCCAACGATTCCGCGCTGGAAGTGCCGAGCCCGACGTTCACGCTGGCGCAGAGCTACGATTTGCCGTTCCCGCTTCTTCACGCCGATCTCTATCGGATCAATGATTCGAGCGAGCTGGAGGAAATCGGATTGTCGCCGCTGCCGGAGGGCACGCTGGCGCTGATCGAATGGCCGGAGCGCGCACCGGATGCATTGCCCGAAGATCGCATCGACATCGCCTTCAGCCATCGCCCGGCGCTCGGGTCCACCGCGCGCGCCGCCGAAATCACCGGCTATGGCAGGGCGGCGGCGCAGGTGGTGCGACTGGAGGGCTTGCGAAAGTTTCTCAGCGATGCCGGCTTCCTGGATGCGGCGCGCGAGCGCATGCCGGGCGACGCCTCGACGCGCTCCTACGCGCGGCTGATCCGCGACGACGGAACGTCGATCCTGATGAATTCGCCGCGCCGTCCGGATGGCCCGGCGATCTATGACGGAAAATCCTACAGCGCGGCGGTTCATCTCGCCGAGGACGTCAAGCCGTTCGTCGCCATCGACAACGGCCTGCGCGCGCACGGCTTCTCGGCGCCCGCGATCCGCCACGCCGATCTCGATTCCGGTTTCCTGATCACCGAGGATTTCGGCAGCGCCGGCGTCGTCGAAGGTGATCCGCCGCGACCGATCGTCGAGTGCTACGAAGCGGCGACCGACATGCTGGCGGAGTTGCATCGCAAAGCCCTGCCCGAAACGGCGCCGCTGGAGCCGCAGGGCTCATACCAAATTCCGGTCTACGATATCGATGCATGGCTGGTCGAGATCGGCCTGATGCTCGAATGGTATCTGCCGGATCGCGGCGCCGAGGTCAGCCAGCAACGGCGCGACGAATTCGTCACGATGTGGCGAACGCTGCTGGAGAAGCCGGCGGCCGCGCCGCGAACCTGGGTGATGCGGGATTTTCATTCGCCCAACATCATCTGGCTCGGCGAGCGCACGGGGATCTTGCGCGTCGGAATCATCGACTTCCAGGATGCCGTGCTTGGCCCCGCCGCCTACGATCTGGTGTCGCTGCTGCAGGACGCGCGGCTCGACATTCCCGAACAGCTCGAATTGACGCTCCTGACCCGCTACATCAAGGCGCGCCGCGCCGCGGATGGTCAGTTCGATCCGGCCAGCTTTGCCGAGCTTTACGCCATCATGTCGGCGCAGCGAAATACCCGCCTGCTCGGCACTTTCGCCCGGCTCAACCGGCGCGACGGCAAGCCGCAATATCTGCGCCACCAGCCCCGGATCTGGACCTACCTGAACCGTTCGCTGGCGCACCCGGCGCTGGCGGCATTTCGCGAATGGTATGCCGCCAACGTGCCCCCGCCGCTCTCCTGA
- a CDS encoding nucleotidyltransferase family protein: MSVTPTKAMVLAAGLGLRMRPLTDHMPKPLVRVAGQPLLDHVLDKLAGAGVSEAVVNVHYLPNQIIQHTANRARPRIIISDERDVVLGTGGAVVKALPLLGKEPFFHLNADTMWIDGVRPNLARLAETFDPDRMDILLLMAPTTSSIGYAGRGDYAMLPDGALRKRREHQVVPFVYAGAAIMSPSLFADAPAGEFSLTKMFDRANEQERLFGLRLDGVWMHVGTPDAVQAAEEAFLESVA; this comes from the coding sequence ATGTCCGTTACGCCCACCAAAGCCATGGTCCTTGCCGCCGGTCTCGGTTTGCGCATGCGCCCATTGACCGACCATATGCCGAAGCCGCTGGTCCGCGTGGCCGGCCAGCCCTTGCTCGATCACGTGCTGGACAAGCTCGCCGGCGCCGGCGTCAGCGAGGCCGTGGTCAATGTGCATTACCTGCCCAACCAGATCATCCAGCACACCGCGAACCGGGCCCGGCCCCGCATCATCATTTCCGATGAACGCGACGTCGTGCTCGGCACCGGCGGCGCAGTGGTGAAGGCGCTCCCGTTGCTCGGCAAGGAGCCCTTCTTCCACCTCAACGCCGATACGATGTGGATCGACGGCGTGCGGCCCAATCTGGCGCGGCTCGCCGAAACCTTCGATCCTGACCGGATGGACATCCTGCTCCTGATGGCGCCGACCACGAGCAGCATCGGCTATGCCGGCCGCGGCGACTACGCGATGCTGCCGGACGGCGCATTGCGCAAGCGGCGTGAACACCAGGTGGTGCCGTTCGTCTATGCGGGTGCGGCGATCATGTCGCCCTCGCTCTTTGCCGACGCGCCCGCCGGCGAGTTTTCGCTGACCAAGATGTTCGACCGGGCCAACGAGCAGGAGCGGCTGTTCGGCCTGCGGCTCGACGGCGTCTGGATGCATGTCGGAACCCCCGACGCGGTGCAGGCCGCGGAAGAGGCGTTTTTGGAGAGCGTGGCGTAG
- a CDS encoding PilZ domain-containing protein yields the protein MAAAERRKGDRVVFERGFAAHMMGIDGTWRRDCVMEDVSETGAKLTVEGSVEGLHLKEFFLLLSSTGLAYRRCELAWVNGDQIGVNFLKQGDKKKKAAKRGAEDAEV from the coding sequence ATGGCGGCGGCGGAACGGCGCAAGGGAGATCGGGTCGTATTCGAGCGCGGCTTTGCGGCGCACATGATGGGCATCGACGGCACCTGGCGGCGCGACTGCGTGATGGAAGACGTCTCCGAGACCGGCGCCAAGCTGACAGTCGAAGGTTCGGTCGAGGGCCTGCATCTGAAGGAATTCTTCCTGCTGCTGTCGTCCACGGGGCTGGCCTACCGGCGCTGCGAGCTGGCCTGGGTCAATGGCGACCAGATCGGCGTCAACTTCCTGAAGCAGGGCGACAAGAAGAAGAAGGCGGCCAAGCGCGGAGCCGAGGACGCCGAAGTCTGA